One genomic segment of Hordeum vulgare subsp. vulgare chromosome 2H, MorexV3_pseudomolecules_assembly, whole genome shotgun sequence includes these proteins:
- the LOC123430972 gene encoding uncharacterized protein LOC123430972 produces MIGGGWRRGEERATDGQSATAGHWKRRSGQSVLSEELYQSAIYMAALSIQESILWIQAQENKMVEIGRRGGSADHKNLLELKSGMSELLQKLLRLAESETQRKVRAQQNACWLGNKGKAEKRIRSMKSMDSQSKIAEDAKTEWAGKSSKRTSNESRSVNKQSKICKSISNRFSEQELQAVKELFKELPDNISMSIAASVKNFIEAQGEETLMEERAVDFKLGLLSRHFHDLWDSMPQLSSTELKFLAICMFTCDESFVRCCSTLKSISAVIDRLCAWVPELVVVMRQVKKDEAILIRDVDVAMRQNKEDEDVLTRDGDVVMRQNKEDEVVLARDDDDEDKEEVDEEEDVDVREYEVEKRAEEYHFAAYRTRWECRHGNGCNFEDPTLFSPMQFTHYMPGNAGQTLMDAKFLRTMQIYSIKVTETKGIPLEWPLNVYGVVAARDVVDHRRNHLFLRTRDDCQILTEENPFLHLTGPSRAIMSDDTVMIEVQLQLKGTVQSEDAVLIGKAFTYDDDNHGDSHLQGLCTIVLSCENLEQSVQATILSVCAVQGLLPWGNGIVCSALSKDKTKSSVPCSPKHVLLLDSQAGTMPVDGEGYLQLSRNVVSVKSTGELSVFIKAGEHIGSVDFTPQSSNVSQGRCKLGNCEVEITVAWSLLVESQHLIKPRGSIEPYGNKLRTCMPCMKLVKDAC; encoded by the exons ATGATCGGCGGCGGTTGGCGGCGGGGAGAAGAAAGGGCGACGGACGGTCAGTCGGCGACCGCAGGGCATTGGAAGAGAAGGAGTGGCCAGTCCGTGTTAAGCGAGGAGCTCTATCAGAGTGCAATCTACATGGCTGCACTCTCCATTCAGGAGAGTATCCTCTGGATCCAGGCCCAGGAGAATAAGATGGTTGAGATTGGACGTCGCGGGGGCTCCGCGGATCACAAGAATCTGTTGGAGTTGAAATCCGGTATGTCTGAGTTGTTGCAGAAGCTCTTACGTCTGGCCGAATCCGAGACCCAGAGGAAGGTCCGCGCGCAGCAGAACGCCTGTTGGCTCGGCAACAAAGGGAAGGCTGAGAAGAGGATCCGATCGATGAAATCGATGGATAGCCAGAGCAAGATTGCcgaggacgctaagacagaatggGCAGGGAAGTCGTCCAAGAGGACCAGCAACGAGAGCAGATCCGTGAATAAGCAGAGCAAGATTTGCAAATCGATCTCCAATCGGTTCAGTGAGCAGGAGCTGCAGGCAGTTAAGGAGCTGTTCAAGGAGCTGCCGGACAATATATCCATGTCCATAGCTGCATCTGTCAAAAACTTTATTGAGGCGCAGGGGGAGGAGACCTTGATGGAGGAGAGGGCGGTTGACTTCAAATTAGGTTTGCTCTCCCGGCACTTCCATGACCTGTGGGACTCCATGCCTCAGCTATCCTCGACAGAATTGAAATTTCTAGCAATTTGCATGTTTACTTGTGACGAGTCCTTTGTACGCTGCTGCTCCACGTTGAAGTCCATCTCTGCAGTCATTGACAGGCTTTGTGCATGGGTGCCAGAATTGGTAGTGGTAATGAGACAAGTTAAGAAAGATGAAGCTATCCTCATAAGGGATGTGGATGTGGCAATGAGACAGAAtaaggaagatgaagatgtcCTCACAAGGGATGGGGATGTGGTAATGAGGCAGAATAAGGAAGATGAAGTTGTCCTTGCaagggatgatgatgatgaggataaggaagaggtggatgaggaggaggatgtcGATGTGCGTGAGTACGAGGTGGAGAAGAGGGCTGAGGAATACCATTTCGCTGCTTATCGTACACGCTGGGAATGTAGACATGGCAATGGTTGCAACTTTGAAGACCCAA CTTTATTCAGCCCAATGCAGTTCACCCACTACATGCCAGGCAATGCCGGCCAAACCTTGATGGATGCTAAATTCTTAAGGACGATGCAGATCTACTCCATTAAAGTCACAGAAACAAAAGGGATCCCCCTCGAGTGGCCACTGAATGTATATGGTGTAGTTGCTGCCCGAGATGTTGTGGACCATCGCCGCAACCATCTCTTCCTTCGCACTAGGGATGATTGCCAAATCCTTACGGAAGAG AATCCTTTTTTGCACTTGACTGGCCCTTCTCGTGCAATTATGTCTGATGACACTGTTATGATTGAAGTCCAACTACAACTAAAGGGCACAGTGCAGTCTGAAGATGCAGTATTGATCGGTAAAGCCTTCACTTACGATGATGATAATCATGGTGATAGTCACCTCCAGGGCCTTTGCACAATAGTGCTAAGCTGTGAGAATCTTGAACAATCAGTCCAAGCCACAATCCTCAGTGTCTGCGCTGTCCAGGGCTTGTTGCCTTGGGGAAATGGCATTGTTTGCTCAGCACTATCTAAAGACAAAACTAAATCTAGTGTTCCGTGCTCGCCTAAGCATGTTTTGCTGCTTGATTCACAAGCTGGAACAATGCCGGTGGATGGAGAGGGTTACCTCCAGCTGTCCAGAAATGTGGTGTCTGTTAAATCCACAGGAGAGCTGTCAGTTTTCATAAAGGCTGGAGAACACATTGGAAGTGTTGACTTCACACCCCAATCCAGCAACGTAAGTCAAGGACGTTGTAAGCTTGGTAACTGTGAAGTGGAGATCACTGTAGCTTGGTCCCTCCTTGTTGAAAGCCAGCATCTTATCAAGCCGAGGGGATCTATAGAGCCTTATGGAAACAAATTAAGGACATGTATGCCTTGCATGAAACTTGTTAAAGACGCTTGTTGA
- the LOC123430973 gene encoding uncharacterized protein LOC123430973, whose translation MATAGNSSGCSGESVLSEELYLAAISVYESIRWIQVQEDKMAEISAVRNNLLGLKSDIFKLFEKISRQSDSDTQKRICAMQNACHDLKSLETQSKIGDGGEIEMRCEESKPRSAASLELEDLLHRAAVQTQMWIGEDAESEELLDLVARETQGRIVGQADNLSSLPKFTSEIMSKFREVAGDIAIVFEAQQNRKEALAVLSFGFRLQLLSKQIDELWREMCKLLRAFSPENKDVMRTMIMFTCEPYLRRICELQWISERISMLQRMDSDFDSKVKSMIIELKSESFLSAMEKLKEESRRQGCGDQKVSMEMEEKRFTAYRLYWERTWGNTNSFEAQTILSPMLFTHCTPSRIPVEAAAGSTLQIYSVKISLTDKILFRDKISFPLEVYGVVAARDAVDRCRNPIFLRRRNFCQILTEQDPFLRLTGPVRAIVSIETVYIEIQLRVKGVTKSEDRALISAFYFYNGDSSPQVAKNSFCTVELCNEQLKQSVQATILSVHVTAEAGSLPFPHGGRVVCSSLPQDVDKDIAGQVVILDLEGGMAKAGYLDLSRHVVSVELDGQLKVLMEAYTPSQSVESTHALFITPQKWNISKHKCNFGSYQVGITIAWSLITSKTLS comes from the exons ATGGCGACCGCAGGGAATTCAAGTGGTTGTAGTGGCGAGTCCGTGTTAAGCGAGGAGCTCTATCTGGCTGCAATCTCCGTGTATGAGAGTATCCGCTGGATTCAGGTCCAGGAGGACAAGATGGCTGAGATCTCCGCAGTTCGCAATAATTTGCTTGGGTTGAAATCAGATATATTCAAGTTGTTTGAGAAGATCTCCCGTCAGTCAGATTCCGATACCCAGAAGAGGATCTGCGCTATGCAGAACGCCTGTCATGATTTGAAATCGTTGGAAACCCAGAGCAAGATTGGCGACGGCGGTGAGATAGAAATGAGGTGTGAGGAGTCGAAGCCAAGGAGTGCCGCGTCCCTAGAACTCGAGGATCTGCTCCATCGTGCCGCAGTACAAACCCAGATGTGGATAGGCGAAGACGCAGAAAGTGAGGAGCTGCTTGATCTGGTCGCAAGGGAGACACAGGGGAGGATCGTTGGCCAGGCTGACAATCTGTCCTCCCTACCCAAATTTACCAGTGAGATCATGTCGAAATTCAGAGAAGTTGCCGGTGACATTGCTATCGTATTTGAAGCACAACAGAACCGGAAGGAAGCACTAGCAGTGCTGAGCTTCGGCTTCAGGCTACAGTTGCTCtccaagcagattgatgagctgtgGCGTGAGATGTGCAAATTACTGAGAGCTTTCTCCCCAGAAAACAAAGATGTAATGAGAACCATGATTATGTTTACCTGTGAACCATACCTACGCCGTATCTGCGAATTGCAATGGATCTCTGAACGTATCAGTATGCTCCAGCGGATGGACTCAGACTTCGACTCCAAAGTGAAATCCATGATCATAGAGTTGAAATCTGAATCCTTCTTGTCTGCCATGGAGAAGTTGAAGGAGGAGAGCCGCAGGCAAGGCTGTGGAGACCAAAAAGTTTCCATGGAGATGGAGGAGAAGAGATTCACTGCCTACCGACTCTACTGGGAACGTACATGGGGCAACACCAACAGCTTCGAAGCCCAAA CGATATTGAGCCCCATGCTCTTTACACATTGCACACCAAGCCGCATCCCAGTTGAAGCTGCTGCCGGGAGTACCTTGCAGATCTACTCCGTCAAAATCTCGTTAACAGACAAAATCTTGTTTAGGGACAAAATCAGCTTCCCATTGGAGGTGTACGGAGTGGTCGCGGCCCGAGATGCTGTGGACCGCTGTCGCAACCCTATCTTCCTTCGTAGAAGGAATTTCTGCCAAATCCTCACAGAACAA GATCCTTTCTTGCGATTGACTGGCCCGGTCCGTGCAATTGTGTCGATCGAGACTGTTTACATCGAAATCCAACTAAGAGTAAAGGGCGTAACAAAATCTGAAGATAGAGCATTGATCAGTGCATTCTACTTTTACAATGGTGACAGTTCCCCGCAGGTAGCCAAAAATAGCTTTTGCACAGTGGAGTTATGCAATGAGCAACTTAAACAGTCGGTCCAGGCCACTATCCTGAGTGTGCATGTTACAGCTGAAGCTGGATCATTGCCTTTTCCACATGGTGGGCGAGTTGTTTGCTCTTCACTACCTCAGGATGTTGATAAAGATATTGCTGGGCAAGTTGTAATTCTTGATTTAGAAGGTGGAATGGCTAAAGCTGGTTACCTTGACCTGTCAAGGCATGTAGTTTCTGTGGAATTGGATGGACAGTTGAAAGTTCTCATGGAGGCCTATACGCCATCGCAGTCTGTTGAAAGTACTCATGCTCTCTTCATCACACCTCAAAAATGGAACATAAGTAAACATAAGTGCAACTTTGGTAGCTATCAAGTGGGGATTACTATAGCTTGGTCCTTGATAACCTCGAAGACACTATCCTGA